The genomic region AAAATTCACATCAGCTTTGTCAATGTCCACATGAACTGCATCAGAATTGAAGATATTTGGAAGGAAGAAGGTTTACCTCTAACTGGTTAATAACTGGAACCACTAATGccataaaagcaaaaaaagaaaggatagAGAAAAGAAAGCCATGAAATCTGATGCTCATCTTTATTCTGTTTCTTAACTCTTTAAGTGTCTTTCTGCtttatcttttcttctctGAGTTTTCCTAATTGTTTAATCTCTACTCAAATTGTTGGGACTTTACCTGTAGTTACCTGGGTCAATTATCGTTTAAACTCGTATCAATTATATTTCCTTGAATCGAAATGCTAAAGCAAAGTGATGAATTgggttaaaagtaaaatagttCTTCTCAAAATATAATCTCAATTTGGTAAACTCTTCTGGAGCATGAATTGATCCCAAGTGTAACGTGTAAGATGTGGTGTGCTGTCTTGCATTAAACAGAGTATTGGTTTGTGTAGGAAAGCAAAAGTTGTATTCCGACAGCGGGGTGATTGGCATCTTGGACATTGTAGGCAAGCAAGTACTTTGCTCTGACAATAGTTATGTGTCTTGGGGCCTGGAGTCAGTGAGAAATATCTGAAGAAAGTGACCATCTTTTTATTCGGGCCacatctaataattaatttcaagaggATTAATTAGTTTTACAGCACTATTGCTGTTAAAACTTTGTTTCCACATGTGATATAGGGAGGTCATGGATTCTTGTTATCTTACCTCCAATCAACTCATTCATTTCTCGATACatgcttataaatttttcagtAGTCAGTAAGTGTTTATCTAGCTTGTACTCCTGCAGGTTATttgcaaattttgaaattcaatgCATCATAATAAAGTTAGATTGCTGCTAGTTGCTTatggaatttaatttatagCTTTTGGATAAAGAAGATGAAGTAACACGTGGATGTTGATGCTCAATGCATCAATGATAACAAGGAATTTTCCTCTTTGCTTCATAGTACTTTCTTCTATTGTAAGGTTATATGAAGGAGTTATAGGACCCTCTAATACATAGTGTGTTCTCTTGAGTAACAATCTGCCTTTTCCTTTCTCTGCTGTTTAGGGAggatttcaaaaattgtaCATATGTACTAATCTCTGAATTCCCCTGGATGGTTTTTACAGCCGAGAGATCTTTAACAAGTGGCAAGCTCAACAGTGGTGGACAGAGAACTACGACAAAGTTATGGAATTGTACAACGTCCAGAGGTTTAATCGTAATGCAGTACCATTACCAACTCCGCCACGTTCAGAAGATGAGGTATGCTTTTTCATTCTTCTGGTGTCATGAATGATGAGCAATCATGAAAGATCTTAACTGTGTGAACCTGCCATTTTTGGGaaatttttgtcttctttATTTAATGTACTTCATCAGTCGTAATCATTCGATCTGGGTTCTTTCTGTTGCTTTTAATTACGGATGTGGAAACAGTCATTTGCTTCTGAGGTGGATACACTGCagcaaacttgttttttcTGTGAATATTTGcgaaagaatatatttaatcaaggAATGATTTTCTTTCAGAACTCAAAACTTGAATCTGCTGAGGGTAGCCCTGAGACACCTCCATTAAGCAAAGAGCACATACCTCGTCACTTCCATCACCCAACAGGGATCGGTTATTCATCCTCAGACTCACTCGATCACCAACCAATGCAATCTTGTCAATACAATGAGTCAGGTGGTCTGAATTCAACTCCAAAGCTCTCCAATATGAGTGCTGCAAAAACGGAGACATCATCCATAGATGCTTCTGCTCGATCCAGTTCTTCAAGGGAGATTGACCACTCTGGAGAACTCTCAGTGAGCAATGCCAGTGATTTAGAAACTGAATGGGTCGAGCAAGACGAGCCTGGAGTCTACATCACCATTAGAGCTTTGCCAGGTGGTGCAAGGGAGCTTCGTAGAGTGCGGTTCAGGTAGGTGGTTCTTTCCATATATGCGTATATGACTATCATATTCTGTGAGTCCTATCATCGTTAAAACGCGAGCCTTTCCGTTCTAAGTTTTCATACACTCTTTTATTCCATTTACATTTACATACCATGAAATAACATCTCTCATATCTAACTCGAAAACGATCAATGCAGCCGAGAAAGATTTGGAGAAATGCATGCAAGGATGTGGTGGGAAGAGAACAGAGCCAGGATTCAACAACAGTACTTGTGATTTGCTAAACTAAGCAAGGAGCCTCAGCCATTATCTTGAATTCTTTCATAAATAGGCTTCTGTGATCATCCACAGTGCTGCATAGTTCACCCATAAGTCATTTAAGCTTGTCTAACGTCTCCAACTTACAACTTTCTCTCTAACTTCTTGATGATTGCCGTTTACTCTGCTCGACCCgggtttttctttctcaaatgTGGGAATTTACTATTAGTTTATAGCAAATTTATCGTTTTGTCCTTGGTCATGGTTTTGGATTACATTTGAAACACCCGCTTGGCTACTATGGTAATGGTATGTAAACTTGTAGAAATCTTGAAAATAGAGGTGTTAAAAATTGCGTAGATCGTCGAACGTGTCCAATTTACTGCCTTTGTAGCTTGCTTTAGTCCATATATGAATCTGTTTACGGGTTcgttttcaacttttcaatgCAATTAGGCATCATTATATGAACTACTTACATTATTACTGGCAAATATTTgctctttttatttgaattttgtcaGCTGGGATTTAGTCCATAGGCTTTGGAAACTTTTCAAGACATGTATATAATGTGTTTGATCTGTTCTTGGAAATTATTGTTGTGTTTCGTAAATTAGATCATGTGATAGAGAGCATTATGATTTTAGATCCAAATGATGTCAAATTACCCAGGAGGAGCCCATTGTCGTAGAAAGGCCCTAAGGCCATCATATAAACCTTGTGAATagttacttatttttttcttcttcttaatTTGTGATCcttaattcattattatttctacTTCTTCATTATCCataattgtattaaattataaattaatacaaaaaatatatggtaaCAGCTTTGATGCATATATGGCTGAAGTTCATTGATAAGTTTGAAGTTATGaagtcaagtttcatcgaatatGTGTATGTTTGTTTCAATATTAGatcaatttattacaattttattcattatttttagttagATCGACATATTATaaagttattaaaatattaatttaattatataactacaattttaaagaatatgtTACACTTTTTATAGTTACATTGAATTAAGATACTGTCaaataaagcataaattaCAGTAAGTTCTTTTGAGACTTGTAATGATTACAAATAACTCCTATTtctattgtttgaaaaattacaaataaattataactatttaataaatactctttacAATGGGTTGTCGCgagagaatatttattagacaatcattaattttaaaaaatatttataattttttaaatagtaaaaaaatatttataattatgataaaactttaaaacaaatgttgtaatttacgctaaaataaaataaaaatatgctCTATAAATTGAACTATGATTCATTGTGAATTATACAAATGTcctaattcataattcaaataaactcAATGATTGAAAATGAGGGGTACTAGGGATTTTTGGTCCACATGATTAATGTTTTTAGTTTTGCACGTGCACACCACTAATAagattgattaataataatcaccAAATAATTATGGGTAGAGAAGCAGCAAGGTTATTTTGGTCACTTCAAGCTAgggaggggggaggggggagggggTTAGCAGAGGACATTTAAGTAAATACACAGGCCATTTTTTAGTCAGCATCTGCTGGCAGTGGCagtcataaataataatgaggAACTCATCGCCTGCCCTTTCccaattacaacaaaaatttgCCCCCAAATTTTCGCCATTAGTAAAAACCTAATTCCCTTTTGAAAACCCTCGCTCTCAAACCCCCCCCTGCTCTCTCTTTCCCATTCAGCCGTTCTCTTCTTTCTCAAATGCAAAACCCCATTCAATCCCAAACCCTAGTTTGCTCAATCTAGAGTTCCTGGGGATACGTTTCTCTCGTTACGTATCGGAAGAAAGTGCCTTTTTTGTGCTTTGACTGTTGTTCTTGGCCTGATTGGTTGATTGGAGATGGTTTCCGGTTCAAGAATCGAGGGCGGGGCTCAAGTTTTAtcggcgggggggggggggggggtcgGAGAACTATACAATCGATTAAAGAAATCGTGGGGAATCACTCTGATGCTGATATCTATGTGGCGCTTAAAGAAACCAATATGGATCCTAATGAGACCACTCAAAAGTTACTTAATCAAGGTCTGTATTCTGGAAAAcctttttggtttcttttatgAGGTTAGGTGTGTTTATTCTGggattttgttttagtttggAGGGGATTCTTGGGGTTTCTTGATATGGAAGCTGGGATTTTTGACGTGGTGCGGCTGAAATATTACCTGTTTAGTGATTACACATAATATAGATGTAGAGAGTGATGTTGGTATATGTTTGCTGTGCAATGTAAGTAGAATAAAGGGAGGGATTCTTGAAACTCTTGATTCTTTGATTGGCGTGCTTTCTGTGCACCATGAAAACTCTGCTCTAGCGTTTTTTGTCTTTGGTCGTAACTTGTTGAAGAGGAAGGGGTCAAGTTAGTTCTGTATTTATTCCTTGCAGGGCTGGATTTTTGCATGTGGCTTTTTATGGCCATATTGAGCAGCAGTTTCCAAAGAGTACTGAGATAAAACTTTGAAAAGAGTGGAGTTGGTTTATGTCATTTATGAATAACTGGCTGACGGTTCTCAGCTCAGGAAGCTCTACCTTATATTGATGTTAGAAGTTATTAGCCCATTTCccctttttttattgactttGCATCCTATGCTTCTTTGGAGACTCCAGCTTTTAGTTCTACACTTAACACGTTGCACATTTTGTTCAGGTTTATTGCTGGAGGTCCTTGattcacttttttattatgtaatataataGTCAATCTTCTGGTTTTTGgtttagtttttatttcatttctcaaTGTCTCTTTTGTTCCCTAATCTAGATTCGCCTTTTTACTGTGTAAAGTTCCGTCTTCTGCTCTTACCgtttacttttatttcatttctcaaTGTCTTTTACATTGCATACTTGTTTTTCATGCAGATCCATTTCATGAGgtgaagagaaaaagagacCGTAAAAAAGAGGTATATATTCTTTGtgcttttgcttttgtttctatCAGTGCACTTGTAGACCATTGGGAAATAATCCCTCAACTTTGCTTATACTTGTTTCCATCACTGTTGTTCGGATTTAGTTTTCATCATTTAGTTGTTGAACTCTGTTATGGATCTTCAACATTAAAGTTGTTAGATACTGAGATGCGTGAGGTTTTGGgggattttaaatttcatttcattttgaattgaCATGCCTAGAAAGTATGTTTGACTTTATCCGTATCTATATGTTGCACAGAATTCAGGTTATAAGAATTATGTTGCTGCAGAGCCCAGGAAAAACACTGAGCTTGCACGCATGCCAGTGAAGAATAGTACTTATTCTGATCGAAATAGTCGAAGAGGTGGATCTGGTCGGAATATTGCATCGGGTAATATGACATCCTGCAAAGTTTTTCTCACATCTAGTTATTTGGAAATCCTTATGGGATGCAGATGAGAACTTCATAATAATGATCCTTTCATGAAATCAAACCACTAGTTCCATTTGTGATATCTTCTGCTTCCAAAAGGTGTTATTTTCATTTGCTTCTGTGGGCATGCCAATTGCTTGCCACTTGGGAAGCAAGATTCTGTATGTGCGAAGTAGAAATGGCAGATTATTGTCAAAAGGCAAAGAAAATACTTATAACTCGAAAAAAATGCATCCTATTTGCTGTCTTTCCTTTAAATCTAATATAACTACTCAACTGGACGGAGAAGTGGCTTAGGCATGTATCTCTGTTTATATCCAATCCATCTATATTGCAGCAAGACAAGCTTCTTTAGTGTGCTACTCCATTTATTGCAACTTTTCCCCAGATTTTTCTATTGTCTTCTCTATTAGTAGGCCTAATACCTGAGCACATTAGGGAgctagaattaatttatttttcaaatagcTGAGAAATCAGGAATTTGTTTTTTGGGCTAGCATATGATGTGACTGCCTGTGCTTGAGCACCATCTTGCCTGGGTTTTTTGGTGCATAC from Sesamum indicum cultivar Zhongzhi No. 13 linkage group LG3, S_indicum_v1.0, whole genome shotgun sequence harbors:
- the LOC105157790 gene encoding protein Brevis radix-like 2, giving the protein MLTCIACSKQLNTAGSLRDPPEDDENDATPSTKQAIKALTAQIKDMAVKASGAYKNCKPCSGSSGQDRGGAYLDSDAGSVSERFYGSYRRAGSSNSTPRLWGKEIESKLKALSSGSATPASVSGRTESVMFMEEDEPKEWVAQVEPGVLITFVSLPHGGNDLKRIRFSREIFNKWQAQQWWTENYDKVMELYNVQRFNRNAVPLPTPPRSEDENSKLESAEGSPETPPLSKEHIPRHFHHPTGIGYSSSDSLDHQPMQSCQYNESGGLNSTPKLSNMSAAKTETSSIDASARSSSSREIDHSGELSVSNASDLETEWVEQDEPGVYITIRALPGGARELRRVRFSRERFGEMHARMWWEENRARIQQQYL